A single genomic interval of Lysobacter avium harbors:
- a CDS encoding MraY family glycosyltransferase: protein MLLWLLLHFLIAAAGTLLARRYALQRDLLDHPGERRSHQVATPRGGGIAIVVAMLVAIVALALRDPSQRWLLGGFGVGFVLVAAVGMVDDHRPLPASLRLAVHALAGMVLAISVQMAAGNSWLSAMAFLSVIVLTNIWNFMDGINGLATSQALLLALALAWLLGGSWALLAGALAASCTGFLPFNFPRARIFLGDGGSGGIGYCLAGLGTIAALTEGAAALWLLLPLSAFMVDAGLTLLKRVVQRERWWEAHTRHAYQAWARVVGHTRVTLAYASWTATTVAVMIVLRSTPVVLALALCVVTYLAASVVWWRLERMESHIKTTGDK from the coding sequence TTGCTCCTCTGGTTGCTCCTGCACTTCCTGATTGCAGCGGCGGGGACGCTATTGGCGCGCCGCTACGCGCTGCAGCGTGATCTCCTCGATCATCCCGGGGAGCGGCGCAGCCACCAGGTAGCCACCCCGCGCGGCGGCGGCATCGCGATCGTCGTTGCGATGTTGGTCGCGATCGTCGCGTTGGCGCTGCGCGACCCCTCGCAACGCTGGTTGCTCGGCGGTTTCGGCGTCGGGTTCGTCCTGGTTGCAGCCGTTGGAATGGTGGATGACCACCGGCCGTTGCCGGCGAGTCTGCGCCTGGCCGTCCACGCGCTCGCCGGAATGGTGCTGGCAATCAGCGTGCAGATGGCAGCGGGGAACTCGTGGCTGAGCGCGATGGCGTTTCTTTCGGTGATCGTCCTGACCAACATCTGGAACTTCATGGACGGTATCAATGGCCTGGCCACAAGTCAGGCGTTGCTGTTGGCGCTGGCGCTCGCCTGGCTGTTGGGCGGCTCATGGGCGCTCCTGGCTGGCGCACTTGCGGCGTCCTGCACAGGCTTCCTGCCGTTCAATTTTCCGCGTGCGCGCATCTTCCTCGGCGATGGGGGCAGTGGCGGCATCGGTTACTGTCTCGCGGGGCTGGGAACGATTGCTGCGCTGACCGAGGGCGCGGCAGCGCTTTGGCTGTTGCTGCCCTTGTCGGCTTTCATGGTGGATGCCGGCTTGACCCTGCTGAAGCGCGTCGTTCAGCGCGAGCGATGGTGGGAGGCGCATACTCGACACGCTTACCAGGCATGGGCCCGCGTGGTTGGACACACGAGGGTCACATTGGCATACGCATCATGGACGGCGACGACTGTCGCCGTGATGATCGTGCTCCGCTCAACGCCGGTTGTATTGGCGCTTGCGCTGTGTGTGGTGACGTATCTGGCCGCATCGGTGGTCTGGTGGCGGCTGGAGCGAATGGAATCGCATATAAAAACAACAGGTGACAAATGA
- a CDS encoding polysaccharide biosynthesis protein has protein sequence MTRWRERWSGAVPRSAVVVHDLAMVWIVWVVLHRVRYGVMVSPPELPLWSTEIAMVLAAQGLVFWQVGLYRGLWRFASVPDLWNIFKACALGLFAIVLGLFLYNRLELVSRTVLLMYPFVLMGMLGAPRLLYRAWKDSHNDQTDAASVRILILGAGHAGDALVRDLRRLGSYQPVGFLDDARRLRGSKVQGIPVLGGVEEVAEIARETAARLLVIAMPSASANEMQRVVAACERSGLPFRMVPRLRDTLEGRSLPGQLKEVAIEDLLGRQQVLPDWKAIRSWLGARAVLVTGAGGSVGSELCRQCARHGARRIAMVEQDEFALITVLASLRRDFPDLEYIPVLGDCGDPAVIRHALEASQPEAVFHAAAYKQVPLLETQLREAVRNNVLATETVARACREADVGTFVLISTDKAVDPGNILGATKRLGEMVCQSLVDPRSTRFVTVRFGNVLDSAGSVVPLFREQIRRGGPVTVTDPEVTRYFMTIPEACQLILQASAIGSQEAIYTLDMGEPVPIRLLAEQMIRLAGKQPGRDVSIVYTGLRAGEKLHETLFHADERYRATAHPKILQAEPRAVVVSEIHQALERLRDAAGRYDLSALDVVLRRTVPEFQPIGSHAVPVAAPTTVVAFPSHASRKN, from the coding sequence ATGACTAGATGGCGTGAGCGATGGTCGGGTGCGGTGCCGCGTTCGGCGGTTGTGGTGCACGACCTTGCGATGGTCTGGATCGTCTGGGTGGTTCTTCACCGTGTGCGATACGGCGTGATGGTGTCGCCGCCCGAATTGCCGCTCTGGTCGACCGAGATCGCCATGGTGCTCGCTGCGCAGGGGCTGGTGTTCTGGCAGGTGGGCCTGTATCGCGGACTGTGGAGATTCGCCAGCGTTCCCGACCTCTGGAACATATTCAAGGCGTGCGCACTCGGTCTGTTTGCGATTGTTCTGGGTCTGTTTCTCTACAACCGGCTTGAGCTTGTCTCGCGCACCGTCCTGCTGATGTACCCGTTCGTGCTGATGGGCATGCTCGGGGCACCGCGGCTTCTGTATCGCGCCTGGAAGGACAGCCACAACGACCAGACGGATGCCGCATCGGTGCGCATCCTTATCCTTGGTGCCGGTCATGCCGGGGATGCGCTGGTGCGCGACCTGCGTCGTCTAGGGTCGTATCAGCCCGTTGGGTTCCTGGATGATGCGCGCCGGCTCCGCGGAAGCAAGGTCCAGGGCATTCCCGTTCTTGGCGGTGTGGAAGAGGTGGCCGAAATCGCCCGGGAGACTGCGGCTCGGCTTCTGGTCATCGCAATGCCCTCTGCAAGCGCAAACGAAATGCAGCGCGTCGTCGCCGCATGCGAGCGCTCGGGCTTGCCCTTCCGGATGGTGCCTCGACTGCGCGACACCCTGGAGGGTCGGTCGCTGCCGGGACAGTTGAAGGAAGTCGCCATTGAGGATCTGCTCGGACGCCAGCAGGTGTTGCCCGACTGGAAAGCGATACGCAGTTGGCTGGGTGCGCGCGCGGTCCTGGTTACCGGCGCAGGCGGTTCAGTCGGATCGGAGTTGTGTCGGCAGTGCGCGCGTCACGGCGCGCGTCGCATTGCGATGGTGGAGCAGGACGAGTTCGCCCTCATAACCGTGCTGGCGAGCTTGCGCCGTGACTTTCCGGATCTTGAGTACATCCCGGTGCTTGGCGATTGCGGCGATCCCGCGGTTATCCGGCACGCGCTTGAGGCGTCGCAGCCTGAAGCGGTTTTCCACGCGGCGGCCTACAAGCAGGTTCCCCTGCTGGAGACCCAGCTCCGCGAGGCAGTGCGCAACAACGTACTCGCGACCGAGACGGTTGCCCGCGCCTGCCGCGAGGCGGATGTAGGCACTTTTGTATTGATCTCGACTGACAAGGCAGTGGATCCGGGCAACATCCTGGGCGCTACGAAGCGTCTTGGCGAGATGGTCTGCCAGTCGCTGGTGGACCCGCGCAGTACCCGGTTCGTTACGGTGCGCTTCGGCAACGTGCTGGATTCGGCAGGTAGCGTGGTGCCCCTGTTCCGTGAGCAGATCCGCCGGGGCGGGCCGGTGACGGTCACCGACCCGGAGGTGACGCGCTACTTCATGACCATCCCGGAAGCCTGCCAGCTGATCCTGCAGGCGTCGGCAATCGGCAGCCAGGAGGCGATCTACACGCTCGACATGGGCGAGCCGGTGCCGATCCGCCTGCTTGCCGAACAGATGATCCGCTTGGCCGGGAAGCAGCCGGGGCGGGACGTCTCGATTGTCTACACCGGACTGCGGGCGGGCGAGAAGCTGCACGAGACCCTGTTCCACGCCGACGAACGCTATCGCGCCACCGCGCACCCCAAGATCCTCCAGGCCGAGCCACGCGCCGTGGTTGTCAGCGAGATCCACCAGGCACTTGAGCGCCTGCGCGATGCCGCAGGCCGCTATGACCTGTCCGCGCTCGACGTCGTCCTGCGACGTACCGTGCCCGAATTCCAGCCGATCGGATCGCACGCGGTCCCCGTCGCCGCTCCCACCACGGTGGTGGCGTTCCCCTCCCACGCTTCAAGGAAGAATTGA
- the galU gene encoding UTP--glucose-1-phosphate uridylyltransferase GalU, translating into MSQRIRKAVFPVAGLGTRFLPATKTVPKEMLPIIDRPLIQYAVDEAIEAGCDTLVFVTNRYKHAVADYFDKAYELEDKLEAAGKLEQLELVRNPLPPGVRAVFVTQTEALGLGHAVLCAKPVIGNEPFAVILPDDLIWNRGAGALKQMADAAESSGASVIAVQDVEREKTGSYGIVATDEFSGRQGRIRAIVEKPSPADAPSTLAVVGRYVLSPRIFGLLEGTTPGSGGEIQLTDAIAALLVEEAVDAYRFQGTRFDCGTHLGLIGATIRYALDHEKLSEAAQGMMRDALNEMGLRELE; encoded by the coding sequence ATGTCCCAACGTATTCGCAAGGCGGTGTTCCCGGTCGCAGGACTGGGGACCCGTTTCCTTCCCGCCACCAAGACCGTGCCCAAGGAGATGTTGCCGATCATCGACCGGCCACTCATCCAATACGCAGTCGATGAGGCGATCGAGGCCGGTTGCGACACCCTGGTGTTCGTGACCAACCGCTACAAGCATGCCGTCGCCGATTACTTCGACAAGGCCTACGAGCTGGAAGACAAGCTGGAAGCGGCGGGGAAACTGGAACAACTGGAGCTCGTGCGCAACCCGCTTCCGCCAGGTGTGCGCGCGGTGTTCGTCACCCAGACCGAAGCGCTCGGCCTGGGTCACGCGGTGCTGTGCGCCAAGCCGGTGATCGGCAATGAACCGTTCGCGGTCATCCTCCCCGACGACCTGATCTGGAACCGGGGCGCGGGTGCGTTGAAGCAGATGGCCGATGCCGCGGAGTCCAGTGGTGCCAGCGTGATCGCAGTGCAGGATGTGGAGCGGGAGAAGACCGGTAGCTATGGCATCGTCGCCACGGACGAATTCAGCGGCCGGCAGGGTCGCATCCGCGCCATCGTCGAAAAGCCGAGTCCGGCCGATGCTCCCAGCACCCTGGCCGTGGTCGGTCGTTACGTGCTCAGTCCACGCATCTTTGGCTTGCTGGAAGGCACCACTCCCGGGTCGGGCGGCGAGATACAGCTCACCGACGCCATCGCCGCGCTGCTGGTGGAGGAGGCGGTTGACGCCTACCGGTTTCAGGGGACGCGTTTCGATTGCGGGACGCATCTTGGATTGATCGGCGCCACCATCCGCTACGCGCTGGACCACGAGAAGCTCAGCGAGGCAGCGCAGGGAATGATGCGCGACGCACTGAATGAAATGGGTCTGCGCGAACTGGAGTAG
- a CDS encoding acetyl-CoA C-acyltransferase: protein MTKQVQDAYIVAATRTPVAKARGAFRNTRPDDMLAHVLKAVIAQAPGIDVSRIDDAIIGCAMPEGEQGMNVARIGVLLAGLPDTIAAQTINRFCSSGLQAVALAADQIRLGNADLMLAGGTESMTMVPMMGNKIALSPNVFKDDHVNIAYGMGITAEKVAEEWKVSREDQDVFALESHLKALAAIEAGEFRDEITPLEVISHVPDLERDSIREKRTLVDTDEGPRAGSTIEGLARLRPVFRNGQFGGTVTAGNSSQMSDGAGAILLASAQAIKDYGLTPLARFVSFSVAGVRPEVMGIGPIAAIPKALKQAGLTRDQIDWIELNEAFAAQALAVIRDSELDPAKVNPLGGAIALGHPLGATGAVRTATILHGMRRRQQKYGLVTMCIGTGMGAAGIFEAL from the coding sequence ATGACCAAGCAAGTACAAGACGCCTACATCGTCGCCGCCACCCGCACGCCGGTTGCCAAGGCCCGTGGCGCTTTCCGCAATACCCGACCCGATGACATGCTCGCCCACGTGCTCAAGGCCGTCATTGCCCAGGCGCCGGGAATCGATGTGAGCCGGATCGATGACGCAATCATCGGCTGCGCGATGCCCGAGGGCGAGCAGGGAATGAACGTGGCCCGCATCGGCGTGCTGCTGGCAGGCCTGCCCGACACGATCGCGGCGCAGACCATCAACCGTTTCTGCTCCTCCGGCCTGCAGGCGGTGGCGCTGGCGGCCGACCAGATCCGTCTCGGCAACGCCGACCTGATGCTCGCCGGCGGCACCGAGTCGATGACCATGGTGCCGATGATGGGCAACAAGATCGCGCTATCACCCAACGTGTTCAAGGACGACCACGTCAACATCGCCTACGGCATGGGCATCACTGCCGAGAAGGTTGCCGAAGAGTGGAAAGTGAGCCGCGAGGACCAGGATGTGTTCGCGCTGGAATCCCATCTGAAGGCGCTGGCAGCAATTGAAGCCGGTGAGTTCCGCGACGAGATCACTCCGCTGGAGGTCATCTCGCACGTTCCCGACCTTGAGCGCGACAGCATCCGCGAGAAACGCACGCTGGTCGACACCGACGAGGGCCCGCGCGCCGGTTCCACGATTGAAGGCCTGGCCAGGTTGCGGCCCGTTTTCCGCAACGGACAGTTCGGGGGCACGGTAACCGCGGGCAACAGCTCGCAGATGTCCGATGGCGCCGGCGCGATCCTGCTCGCCTCTGCCCAGGCCATCAAGGACTACGGCCTGACGCCGTTGGCGCGCTTCGTCAGCTTCTCCGTTGCCGGGGTGCGGCCGGAGGTGATGGGCATCGGCCCGATCGCCGCGATTCCCAAGGCGCTCAAACAGGCCGGCCTGACCCGGGACCAGATCGACTGGATCGAATTGAACGAGGCGTTTGCGGCGCAGGCCCTGGCCGTGATCCGCGACAGCGAGCTGGATCCGGCCAAGGTCAACCCGCTGGGCGGAGCGATCGCGCTGGGTCATCCGCTGGGCGCGACCGGAGCGGTCCGCACCGCGACGATCCTGCACGGGATGCGCCGGCGCCAGCAGAAGTACGGCCTGGTGACGATGTGCATAGGTACCGGCATGGGTGCTGCGGGCATCTTCGAAGCGCTTTAA
- a CDS encoding 3-hydroxyacyl-CoA dehydrogenase/enoyl-CoA hydratase family protein — translation MSNKLLVRRAAVLGAGVMGAQIAAHLTNAGVDTVLFDLPAKEGNPNGIVDKAIANLAKLSPAPLADKRLAGRITAANYETGLDQLADCDLIIEAIAERMDWKQDLYRKIAPHVADHAVLASNTSGLGINKLAEVLPEQLRPRFCGVHFFNPPRYMHLAELIPARTTDAGVLESLETFLTTTLGKGVVIAKDTPNFIGNRVGVFSMLTAMHHTEQLGLGFDTVDALTGPAIGRPKSATYRTADVVGLDTMMHVIQTMADTLPDDPWHKYFKAPKWLAALVEKGALGAKTGAGFYTRKGKDILVLDLEAQDYRPSAPELDPDVAALLKERDPAKKFAALRASEHPQAKFLWACFRDTFHYSAFHLKDIAQTARDVDLAMRWGYGWSVGPFESWQAAGWKQVADWIAEDIVAGNAMSTATLPDWVFEGREGVHVADGSYSPGRDAIVPRSSNPVYARQRFPDALLGEKPSQGRTVFENDGVRMWADEGDDIAVVGFKTKMNTVSDHVLDGLQEAISRAEKEFSGLVIWQAREPFSAGADLSGALGLLQANDIKGFESMVANFQRTSQRIKYSLVPVVAAVRGLALGGGCEFQMHAARTVFGLESYVGLVEAGVGLLPAGGGLKELAVRASDAAGPNGDVFAELKNVFETIAMAKVATSAMEAKSLELAREDDVVVFNAFELLHVAKAHARALAESGYRPPLPARRIQVAGDVGIATFKMLLVNMLEGRFISEHDYEIASRIATVMCGGEVDRGSLVDEEWLLKLEREHFVELAQMPKTQARVAHMLKTGKPLRN, via the coding sequence ATGTCTAATAAACTACTTGTCCGACGTGCGGCCGTTCTGGGCGCCGGCGTCATGGGCGCACAGATTGCTGCGCACCTGACCAATGCCGGCGTCGACACGGTGCTGTTCGACTTGCCGGCCAAGGAAGGAAACCCCAACGGCATCGTCGACAAGGCGATCGCCAACCTCGCCAAGCTCAGCCCCGCTCCGCTGGCGGACAAGCGTCTCGCCGGCCGTATCACTGCGGCCAATTATGAGACCGGCCTGGATCAGCTCGCCGACTGCGACCTGATCATCGAAGCAATCGCCGAGCGCATGGACTGGAAGCAGGACCTGTACCGCAAGATTGCCCCGCACGTCGCAGATCACGCCGTGCTGGCCAGCAATACCTCCGGTCTGGGCATCAACAAGCTCGCAGAAGTATTGCCCGAGCAGTTGCGTCCCCGCTTCTGCGGCGTGCATTTTTTCAATCCGCCGCGCTACATGCATCTGGCGGAACTGATTCCGGCCCGCACGACCGACGCAGGCGTGCTCGAGTCGCTGGAAACCTTCCTGACCACCACCCTGGGCAAGGGCGTGGTGATCGCCAAGGACACGCCGAACTTCATCGGCAACCGCGTCGGCGTGTTCTCGATGCTGACGGCGATGCACCACACCGAGCAGCTCGGGCTTGGCTTCGACACGGTGGATGCGCTGACCGGTCCCGCCATCGGGCGCCCGAAATCGGCGACCTATCGCACGGCAGACGTGGTCGGGCTGGACACCATGATGCACGTCATCCAGACGATGGCGGACACCCTGCCCGACGATCCGTGGCACAAGTATTTCAAGGCGCCAAAATGGCTCGCAGCGCTGGTGGAGAAGGGCGCTCTGGGTGCCAAGACCGGCGCCGGGTTCTACACCCGCAAGGGCAAGGACATCCTGGTGCTCGACCTGGAAGCGCAGGACTACCGTCCCTCCGCTCCGGAGTTGGATCCGGACGTCGCAGCGCTGCTCAAGGAACGCGATCCCGCGAAGAAGTTCGCCGCCCTGCGCGCGAGCGAGCACCCTCAGGCGAAGTTCCTCTGGGCGTGCTTCCGCGACACCTTCCACTACAGCGCGTTCCACCTCAAGGACATTGCCCAGACCGCGCGCGACGTGGATCTCGCGATGCGCTGGGGTTATGGCTGGTCGGTCGGTCCGTTCGAGAGCTGGCAGGCAGCGGGCTGGAAGCAGGTGGCCGACTGGATTGCCGAGGACATCGTGGCCGGCAATGCGATGAGTACTGCCACCCTGCCCGACTGGGTCTTTGAGGGCCGCGAGGGCGTCCACGTCGCCGATGGCAGCTACAGCCCCGGCCGCGACGCGATCGTGCCGCGCTCGTCCAACCCGGTGTATGCGCGGCAGCGGTTCCCGGACGCGCTGCTGGGCGAGAAGCCCTCACAGGGACGCACCGTGTTCGAGAACGACGGCGTGCGCATGTGGGCCGATGAAGGCGACGACATCGCCGTGGTCGGCTTCAAGACCAAGATGAATACCGTCTCCGACCACGTGCTCGATGGACTGCAGGAAGCGATTTCCCGCGCGGAGAAGGAGTTCTCCGGACTGGTCATCTGGCAGGCCAGGGAGCCCTTCTCTGCCGGCGCGGACCTCTCAGGAGCGCTGGGATTGCTGCAGGCCAACGACATCAAGGGCTTCGAGTCGATGGTCGCCAACTTCCAGCGCACCAGCCAGCGGATCAAGTACTCGCTGGTGCCGGTGGTTGCCGCCGTGCGCGGCCTGGCATTGGGCGGCGGCTGCGAGTTCCAGATGCATGCGGCGCGCACGGTGTTCGGGCTGGAGAGTTACGTCGGGCTGGTGGAAGCGGGCGTCGGCCTGCTGCCCGCCGGCGGCGGCCTGAAGGAGCTCGCAGTGCGCGCATCCGATGCGGCCGGGCCCAACGGCGATGTCTTCGCCGAGCTCAAGAACGTGTTCGAGACCATCGCCATGGCCAAGGTGGCGACCTCGGCCATGGAGGCCAAGTCGCTGGAGCTGGCGCGCGAGGACGACGTGGTCGTTTTCAATGCCTTTGAGCTGCTCCACGTCGCCAAGGCGCACGCCCGCGCCCTGGCGGAATCCGGCTACCGCCCGCCCCTGCCCGCTCGCCGGATCCAGGTGGCAGGCGATGTCGGCATAGCGACTTTCAAGATGCTGCTGGTGAATATGCTCGAGGGCCGGTTCATCTCTGAACACGATTACGAGATCGCCAGCCGCATCGCGACCGTCATGTGCGGCGGCGAAGTCGACCGCGGATCGCTGGTCGACGAGGAGTGGCTGCTGAAGCTGGAACGCGAACATTTTGTCGAGCTGGCGCAGATGCCCAAGACCCAGGCCCGAGTGGCCCACATGCTCAAGACCGGCAAACCCCTGCGCAACTGA
- a CDS encoding TetR/AcrR family transcriptional regulator, whose translation MSSNTQFSTKDRILTAAEELFAQHGFSGTSLRQVTGRADVNIAAVNYHFGSKENLVNEVFRRRMDEMSAQRLEALKAALDQHPGDLEPILAAFIEPALAVALHRQGGAAFVRVIARAYAEKNDGLRTFLSERYGHVLRDFARAIGGCLPGLSKEELYWRLDFLAGALTYAMADFGLIKRPGGVQEKAHAERAARELIRFAAAGFKN comes from the coding sequence ATGTCTTCCAACACCCAGTTCTCCACCAAGGACCGCATCCTGACTGCGGCAGAGGAGCTGTTCGCCCAGCACGGGTTCTCTGGTACCTCCCTGCGCCAGGTCACAGGGCGCGCCGACGTCAACATCGCGGCGGTGAACTACCACTTCGGCAGCAAGGAAAACCTCGTCAACGAGGTCTTCCGGCGACGCATGGACGAGATGAGCGCGCAGCGCCTCGAGGCGCTGAAAGCCGCGCTGGACCAGCATCCTGGCGATCTGGAGCCGATCCTTGCCGCCTTTATCGAGCCGGCACTGGCGGTCGCGCTGCATCGCCAGGGCGGCGCCGCTTTCGTGCGCGTCATCGCCCGCGCCTACGCGGAAAAGAACGATGGCCTGCGCACGTTCCTGTCCGAGCGCTACGGGCACGTGCTGCGCGATTTTGCGCGTGCCATCGGTGGCTGCCTGCCGGGCCTGAGCAAGGAGGAGCTGTACTGGCGCCTGGACTTCCTCGCCGGCGCATTGACCTACGCGATGGCCGATTTCGGCCTGATCAAGCGCCCCGGCGGGGTGCAGGAAAAGGCCCATGCGGAACGGGCGGCGCGCGAGCTCATCCGCTTCGCCGCGGCCGGGTTCAAGAACTGA
- the ndk gene encoding nucleoside-diphosphate kinase codes for MALERTLSIIKPDAVAKNVIGEIYSRFEKAGLKVVASKMKHLSKDEAEGFYAVHRERPFFAALVDFMSSGPVMIQALEGEGAVLKHRDLMGATNPKDAAPGTIRADFADSIDANAVHGSDSLENAAIEIAYFFPATDVYSR; via the coding sequence ATGGCGCTGGAGCGTACCCTTTCCATCATCAAGCCCGACGCAGTTGCCAAGAATGTGATCGGCGAGATCTACAGCCGTTTCGAAAAGGCGGGCCTGAAGGTCGTCGCCTCGAAGATGAAGCATCTTTCGAAGGACGAAGCCGAAGGCTTCTACGCAGTCCATCGTGAACGTCCGTTTTTTGCCGCGCTGGTCGATTTCATGAGCTCCGGGCCGGTGATGATCCAGGCGCTGGAAGGCGAGGGTGCTGTCCTCAAGCACCGCGACCTGATGGGCGCCACCAACCCGAAGGACGCCGCACCGGGCACCATCCGCGCCGACTTCGCCGACAGCATCGACGCCAATGCGGTGCACGGATCGGACAGCCTGGAGAACGCCGCGATCGAGATCGCCTATTTCTTCCCGGCCACCGACGTCTACTCGCGCTGA
- the rlmN gene encoding 23S rRNA (adenine(2503)-C(2))-methyltransferase RlmN — MTANRDNTIDIQLTASPVAEGQAVTGAAADTTSQALPGAASAAPRKNIFDLDRTQLEDFFEGVLGEKRYRAHQVMKWIHHRYVTDFDEMTDLGKALRAKLHAHAEVRAPIVLTEKPSVDGTHKWLIGMDPKNAIEAVFIPEKGRGTLCVSSQVGCALNCSFCSTGTQGFNRNLTTAEIIGQVWVVARHLGNMPHQRRRLTNVVMMGMGEPLMNFDNVVRAMSIMRDDLGYGLANKRVTLSTAGMVPMIDKLGELSDVSLAVSLHAANDELRTELVPLNKKYPIAQLMAACERYVMRKPRSSITFEYTLMRGVNDQPEHARQLARLMKQFDNATQMKDAAKVNLIPFNPFPGTRYERSDEEDIRAFQQLLQQARVLTTVRRTRGDDIDAACGQLKGQVMDRTRRQATFRKMLAEQGAGEAGV; from the coding sequence ATGACCGCCAACCGCGACAACACCATCGACATCCAGCTGACCGCTTCGCCTGTGGCGGAAGGCCAGGCTGTGACCGGTGCCGCCGCGGATACGACATCACAGGCACTTCCGGGAGCAGCAAGCGCTGCTCCCCGGAAGAACATCTTTGACTTGGACCGCACGCAGCTGGAGGACTTCTTCGAAGGCGTGCTGGGCGAAAAGCGTTACCGCGCCCACCAGGTCATGAAGTGGATCCATCATCGCTACGTCACCGATTTCGACGAGATGACGGACCTCGGCAAGGCGCTGCGGGCCAAGCTGCACGCGCACGCTGAAGTCCGCGCGCCGATCGTGCTGACCGAGAAGCCGTCCGTGGACGGCACCCACAAGTGGTTGATCGGGATGGACCCGAAGAACGCCATCGAGGCGGTCTTCATCCCCGAGAAGGGGCGCGGCACGCTCTGCGTGTCCAGCCAGGTGGGCTGCGCGCTGAACTGCTCCTTCTGCTCCACCGGCACCCAGGGCTTCAACCGCAATCTGACCACCGCCGAGATCATCGGCCAGGTGTGGGTAGTCGCCCGCCACCTGGGCAACATGCCCCACCAGCGCCGCCGCCTCACCAACGTGGTGATGATGGGCATGGGCGAGCCGCTGATGAATTTCGACAACGTGGTCCGTGCGATGAGCATCATGCGCGACGACCTGGGTTACGGGCTCGCCAACAAGCGCGTGACGCTTTCCACCGCCGGCATGGTCCCGATGATCGACAAGCTGGGCGAGCTCAGTGATGTCTCGCTGGCGGTGTCGCTGCACGCGGCCAACGATGAGCTGCGCACCGAATTGGTGCCGCTGAACAAGAAGTACCCGATCGCCCAGCTGATGGCCGCCTGCGAGCGCTATGTCATGCGCAAGCCGCGCTCGTCCATCACCTTTGAGTACACCCTGATGCGCGGCGTCAACGATCAGCCCGAGCATGCGCGCCAGCTCGCGCGCCTGATGAAGCAGTTCGACAATGCAACCCAGATGAAGGATGCGGCCAAGGTCAACCTGATCCCGTTCAATCCGTTCCCGGGCACGCGGTACGAGCGCTCCGACGAGGAAGACATCCGCGCCTTCCAGCAGTTGCTGCAGCAGGCCCGGGTGCTTACCACCGTGCGTCGCACCCGCGGCGACGACATCGATGCCGCATGCGGCCAGCTCAAGGGGCAGGTCATGGACCGCACGCGACGACAGGCAACGTTCCGAAAGATGCTGGCCGAGCAGGGCGCAGGAGAAGCCGGTGTCTGA
- the pilW gene encoding type IV pilus biogenesis/stability protein PilW, which translates to MSFVKPKLARSGMDRKAPEVRMTPDSYDSPAAKSRVLIQQGQVALSQGDLAGAAKAADQAVRMAPDNASAHTLAALVAERKGDSAAAGKHYRRAIDLEPRQGSFANNYGTWLCASGRAQESLEWFDRALADPGYRTPAIAMANSGACAADAGQDAHSERYLTGALELDPENPVALGAMAERTFRAGDAFRARAFSQRRLAAAPADRRSLVLASQIEEKLGDKEAADRYVQRVGAEFPAVPGSGNGEIGK; encoded by the coding sequence TTGAGCTTCGTCAAACCCAAACTCGCGCGCAGCGGGATGGATCGCAAGGCGCCCGAGGTGCGGATGACCCCGGACAGCTACGATTCTCCGGCCGCGAAATCCCGCGTCTTGATCCAGCAGGGTCAGGTCGCACTGTCGCAGGGCGATCTTGCGGGCGCCGCGAAGGCGGCCGATCAGGCGGTCCGCATGGCGCCCGACAACGCTTCGGCCCACACCCTGGCCGCCCTGGTTGCCGAGCGCAAGGGCGACTCCGCCGCGGCAGGCAAACACTACCGGCGCGCGATTGATCTTGAGCCGCGGCAGGGAAGCTTCGCGAACAACTACGGCACCTGGTTGTGCGCCAGTGGCCGCGCGCAGGAGTCACTGGAGTGGTTTGACCGCGCATTGGCGGATCCGGGCTATCGCACACCGGCCATCGCAATGGCGAATTCCGGAGCCTGTGCCGCTGACGCCGGGCAGGATGCCCACTCAGAGCGCTACCTCACAGGCGCCCTTGAACTGGACCCGGAGAATCCCGTGGCACTGGGCGCCATGGCCGAGCGAACGTTCCGCGCTGGCGACGCTTTCCGTGCACGTGCATTCTCGCAACGACGCCTGGCGGCCGCTCCGGCGGACCGGCGGTCCCTCGTGCTTGCATCACAGATTGAAGAAAAGCTTGGCGACAAGGAAGCCGCCGATAGATATGTTCAACGGGTGGGGGCGGAGTTCCCGGCCGTACCGGGTTCCGGAAACGGGGAAATCGGAAAGTGA